Proteins encoded together in one Peribacillus asahii window:
- the rbsK gene encoding ribokinase, whose amino-acid sequence MVKIAVVGSVAIDLVVTANKRPIAGETVLGDSFRTVPGGKGANQAVAAARLGAEVSMIACVGDDVYGQAIKNNLRDNGVDITYVEPVTGVASGTAHITLAEGDNSIIVVKGANDSVTLQFVQQAQPVIERADIILVQQEIPEETVVYLAELCTKLGKKLLLNPAPARKISEVVIEQSAYITPNEHEFALLFEGENRADVLKRYPNKIFITEGKNGVRYFDGNEERVISSFIVEAIDTTGAGDTFNGAFAVAVAEGKSYEESVRFANRAASLSVTKFGAQGGMPTRAEVEGSLNG is encoded by the coding sequence ATGGTGAAAATAGCAGTTGTCGGAAGTGTGGCCATAGATTTAGTTGTGACAGCAAATAAACGTCCCATCGCAGGAGAAACTGTTCTAGGTGATTCATTTAGAACGGTCCCTGGCGGAAAAGGAGCTAACCAAGCTGTTGCAGCGGCGCGTTTAGGAGCAGAGGTTAGTATGATTGCTTGTGTAGGAGATGATGTTTACGGACAAGCGATTAAAAATAATTTACGAGATAACGGTGTTGATATAACGTATGTGGAACCGGTTACAGGTGTTGCATCGGGTACAGCTCACATTACGCTTGCAGAAGGAGACAACAGTATTATTGTCGTAAAAGGGGCAAATGATTCCGTTACTCTACAATTTGTTCAACAAGCTCAGCCAGTTATTGAACGTGCAGATATTATTTTAGTACAACAAGAGATTCCAGAAGAAACCGTTGTTTATTTAGCGGAACTTTGTACAAAACTGGGTAAAAAATTATTGCTAAATCCAGCTCCTGCGCGTAAAATCAGTGAGGTTGTTATTGAACAGTCCGCTTATATTACACCAAATGAGCATGAATTTGCGCTTTTATTTGAAGGGGAAAATCGTGCTGACGTACTTAAAAGATATCCTAATAAAATTTTCATTACAGAAGGAAAGAATGGCGTTCGCTATTTTGACGGAAATGAAGAGAGGGTTATTTCTAGCTTTATTGTAGAAGCGATAGATACAACGGGAGCCGGAGATACGTTTAATGGTGCGTTTGCGGTAGCTGTTGCAGAAGGAAAGAGTTATGAAGAAAGCGTAAGATTTGCGAATCGAGCAGCTTCACTTTCCGTAACAAAGTTCGGTGCTCAAGGCGGTATGCCGACAAGAGCCGAAGTGGAAGGGAGCTTGAATGGATGA
- a CDS encoding LysR family transcriptional regulator, whose amino-acid sequence MNTLEKMESFIVLAECHSFTEAARRLYCSQPTISHHINKLEENFDSKLFHRSGKKVELTKQGEILLHYAREIMNLVDEASEKIKKADYYEQTFPVYVSHYIAENYFSKIMSQQQLDSTSQQYYEINSHCYADLRRSLQEKQTKFTIMK is encoded by the coding sequence ATGAATACATTAGAGAAAATGGAGTCCTTTATTGTTTTAGCTGAATGTCATTCTTTTACGGAAGCTGCTCGACGATTGTATTGTTCCCAGCCTACAATTAGTCATCATATAAATAAATTAGAAGAAAATTTTGATTCTAAGCTATTCCATCGTTCTGGAAAAAAAGTAGAGTTAACGAAGCAAGGTGAAATTTTACTGCACTATGCGAGGGAAATTATGAATCTTGTTGATGAAGCGTCAGAAAAGATTAAGAAAGCCGACTATTATGAGCAAACATTTCCAGTGTATGTTAGTCACTATATTGCGGAGAATTACTTTTCAAAGATTATGAGTCAACAGCAACTTGATTCGACATCTCAACAATATTACGAGATTAATAGTCACTGTTATGCTGATTTAAGAAGAAGTCTTCAGGAGAAACAAACAAAATTTACTATTATGAAGTGA
- a CDS encoding DUF305 domain-containing protein, giving the protein MRGWTKRLWIGLIVWIALIDSVDAKMNSKEEAYFDYYHIALQMMKTKVENVPNTGDATLDFLYEMIPLHEASIAMCENIMRFSDHSEVKRIAKKIVHNQLIELDKMKVLLEEMKEHPNIELEKEAAYLEVYRDSFQQMIKKMERAKTKGDIHQHFLEEMISLHEGTVEMEITILQFTNNGDLRRIARTMLVDQKTQLIQMQRVMKIIE; this is encoded by the coding sequence TTGGATTGCATTAATAGATAGTGTTGACGCAAAAATGAATTCAAAGGAAGAAGCGTATTTCGATTATTATCATATTGCCTTACAAATGATGAAAACGAAGGTAGAGAATGTTCCAAACACTGGTGATGCAACACTTGATTTCTTGTATGAAATGATTCCGCTTCATGAAGCGTCCATTGCTATGTGTGAAAATATCATGAGGTTTAGTGACCATTCAGAAGTAAAACGGATTGCCAAAAAGATAGTCCATAATCAACTTATTGAATTAGATAAAATGAAGGTACTTTTAGAGGAAATGAAAGAACATCCCAATATAGAGTTAGAAAAGGAAGCAGCTTATTTGGAAGTATATAGAGATTCATTTCAACAAATGATTAAGAAAATGGAAAGAGCTAAAACTAAAGGGGATATTCACCAACATTTTTTAGAAGAGATGATTTCTCTTCATGAAGGAACGGTTGAAATGGAGATTACAATTTTACAATTTACCAACAATGGGGACTTGAGACGTATTGCACGAACGATGCTTGTTGACCAAAAAACACAACTTATACAGATGCAAAGAGTAATGAAGATCATTGAGTAA
- the rbsD gene encoding D-ribose pyranase: MKRHGILNSAIAKVLVDLGHTDYIVIGDAGLPVPSHVPKIDLALKAGTPTFQEVVRLVHEDMVVEQTIAAEEVKEQNPVQHQFIEQQFQGNVVYVSHEEFKELTKKAKVVIRTGEITPYSNCILQSGVFF, from the coding sequence ATGAAACGTCACGGCATATTAAACAGTGCTATTGCAAAGGTTCTAGTTGATTTAGGGCATACTGATTATATCGTGATTGGCGATGCCGGATTACCTGTTCCTTCTCATGTACCGAAAATTGATTTAGCGTTAAAAGCAGGCACGCCTACTTTTCAAGAAGTAGTTCGCCTTGTACACGAAGATATGGTCGTAGAGCAAACGATTGCAGCCGAAGAAGTGAAGGAACAGAATCCTGTGCAGCATCAGTTTATCGAACAACAATTTCAAGGCAATGTGGTCTATGTGTCACATGAAGAATTTAAAGAGCTGACGAAAAAGGCGAAGGTCGTTATTCGTACAGGAGAAATAACACCTTATTCCAATTGTATCTTACAGTCTGGTGTATTTTTTTAA
- a CDS encoding alpha-amylase encodes MKRNDTMMQFFEWHVPADGCHWQRLRRAAPQLKAVGINAVWLPPVSKGQSANDNGYGIYDGYDLGEFNQKGTVRTKYGTKQELLEAIEVCRHEEIRVYIDIVMNHRAGADETELFNVVEVDPENRMIELSKPFEIEGWTKFTFPGRNQQYSSFTWNAHHFNGTDYDERTKKIGIYRLLGEHKGWSKNVVDELGNYDYLMFANIDYDILEVRHEMISWAKWVIDTLKCDGFRLDAVKHINSDFMNEWLQAVHSHTHKRFYIVGEFWQADAHVLQHYLKQTNYQLNLFDVALHYKFYDAAKAGTDFDLRTIFHQTLVQSHPSHAVTFVDNHDSQPYESLESWVLDWFKPLAYALILLRRSGRPCVFFGDYYGIRGPVPVQGKKEMLDSLLYARYEKAYGKQKDYFDNPHAIGWVRFGKPSIQKSGCAVILSNDKATEKRMFVGKQRAGEVWVDLTDAHPAKITIEKDGFATFPVQAKSVSVWALN; translated from the coding sequence ATGAAAAGAAACGATACGATGATGCAATTTTTTGAATGGCATGTACCAGCAGATGGCTGTCATTGGCAAAGATTAAGGCGTGCTGCACCTCAGTTAAAAGCAGTTGGCATTAACGCTGTTTGGCTGCCGCCTGTTTCAAAAGGGCAATCAGCAAACGACAATGGGTACGGGATCTATGACGGCTATGACCTTGGGGAATTTAATCAAAAAGGCACTGTTCGTACTAAATACGGGACAAAGCAAGAGCTCCTTGAAGCAATTGAAGTTTGCCGCCATGAGGAAATCCGTGTGTATATCGATATCGTCATGAACCATAGAGCAGGGGCAGATGAAACAGAACTATTCAATGTTGTCGAAGTGGATCCAGAAAACCGAATGATTGAACTATCGAAGCCATTTGAAATAGAAGGATGGACGAAGTTTACATTCCCAGGTAGAAATCAACAATACTCCTCATTTACATGGAATGCCCATCATTTCAACGGAACGGATTACGATGAGAGAACTAAAAAAATTGGAATTTACCGCTTGCTAGGTGAACATAAAGGATGGAGTAAGAACGTTGTCGATGAATTAGGCAACTATGATTATCTCATGTTTGCAAATATTGATTATGATATTCTCGAAGTACGTCATGAAATGATTTCATGGGCAAAGTGGGTCATCGATACATTAAAATGCGACGGCTTTCGCTTAGATGCTGTTAAACATATTAATAGCGACTTTATGAATGAATGGTTACAAGCAGTCCATTCTCATACACATAAACGCTTTTATATCGTAGGAGAGTTTTGGCAAGCAGATGCTCATGTACTTCAACACTATTTAAAGCAAACAAACTATCAATTAAACTTATTTGATGTCGCTCTTCATTATAAATTTTATGATGCCGCCAAAGCTGGCACCGACTTCGACTTACGAACTATTTTTCATCAGACCCTCGTTCAATCACACCCTTCACATGCCGTTACATTTGTTGATAATCACGACTCCCAACCTTATGAATCACTTGAATCTTGGGTACTAGATTGGTTTAAACCACTAGCCTATGCCCTTATTTTGCTAAGACGCTCTGGCCGCCCTTGCGTATTTTTCGGCGACTATTATGGCATTCGCGGCCCTGTACCAGTCCAAGGCAAAAAAGAGATGCTCGACTCTTTATTATATGCACGTTATGAAAAAGCATATGGAAAACAAAAAGACTATTTTGATAATCCCCATGCTATTGGCTGGGTTCGATTTGGAAAGCCTTCGATTCAAAAGTCTGGATGTGCTGTTATCCTTTCTAATGACAAAGCTACCGAAAAGCGCATGTTTGTCGGTAAACAGCGCGCTGGAGAAGTGTGGGTCGACCTCACAGACGCTCACCCTGCAAAAATCACAATCGAAAAAGACGGATTTGCTACTTTCCCTGTTCAAGCAAAAAGCGTGTCTGTTTGGGCTTTAAACTAA
- a CDS encoding LacI family DNA-binding transcriptional regulator, which translates to MATIRDVAKEAGVSVATVSRVINGSGYAHEDTRKAVIAAVEKLQYKPNEVARSLYKRKSKLIGLILPDITNPFFPEMARGIEDYLQREGYRLIFGNSDENRKKEREYLDTFLQNNVVGLIISTNEQDHTIFDNLTIPAVLLDRTAGHLPAVYADQQQGGRLAAEILLARGAKEITIIRGPVEIKTVYERYLSALSVLEDTDVKVHILDSTLSYQGARKCAKEVLAKYPETDGIIACNDIVAATILQEALAMGKRVPEDIQVIGYDDVSFTALLHPALSTIQQPAYEMGAKAAEILIKKINQEKLEEIHTVFPVSFIERETTREVE; encoded by the coding sequence TTGGCAACAATTCGGGATGTAGCAAAGGAAGCTGGCGTATCTGTTGCAACAGTTTCACGCGTGATAAATGGCAGTGGCTATGCTCATGAAGATACAAGAAAGGCTGTAATTGCAGCTGTTGAAAAACTGCAGTACAAACCGAATGAAGTAGCGAGGTCTTTATATAAACGAAAATCAAAACTGATCGGCTTGATTCTCCCTGATATTACAAATCCGTTTTTCCCCGAAATGGCAAGGGGAATTGAAGATTATTTACAACGGGAAGGATATCGTCTCATTTTCGGCAATAGTGATGAAAATAGAAAAAAGGAAAGAGAGTATCTAGATACCTTTTTGCAAAACAATGTCGTTGGCTTGATTATATCGACTAATGAACAAGATCATACGATATTTGATAATTTAACGATTCCAGCTGTATTGCTTGATCGTACAGCAGGACATTTGCCGGCTGTGTATGCCGATCAACAACAAGGTGGTAGACTTGCTGCAGAGATATTACTAGCACGAGGTGCAAAAGAAATCACGATTATTAGAGGGCCTGTTGAAATTAAAACAGTCTATGAGCGATATTTATCAGCATTAAGTGTGCTCGAAGATACTGATGTGAAAGTTCATATCTTAGATTCCACACTCTCTTATCAAGGAGCAAGAAAGTGTGCTAAAGAAGTATTGGCGAAATATCCGGAGACAGATGGCATTATCGCTTGTAATGATATTGTGGCGGCAACCATTTTGCAGGAAGCTTTAGCAATGGGAAAACGCGTGCCGGAGGACATTCAAGTAATTGGTTATGATGATGTTTCATTTACAGCTTTATTACACCCTGCGTTGTCCACTATTCAACAGCCAGCCTATGAAATGGGAGCCAAGGCTGCGGAAATTTTAATTAAAAAAATTAATCAGGAAAAACTAGAAGAGATACACACCGTATTTCCTGTGTCATTTATAGAAAGAGAAACAACAAGAGAGGTGGAGTAG